GGCTCTCGGGGGGCTCGGGGTCCGTCGCTCACCGCCcccttctccctctctccccagcGATGCTGCACGGCCCCGCCGCCATGGGGGAGCCGTGGCCGCcgcagccgcagcagcagcagcagcggctccCGGGGCTCGGCAACGCCTCGGAGCCCCCAGCCTGGCcctcggcggcggcggccgggccgggcacggcggcgccgggcggcggggccgcggccgcgggCTCCGTGAGCCCCTGGGACATCGCGCTGTGCGCCACGGGCACGGCGGTGGCGGGCGAGAACGCGCTGGTGCTGGCCGTGCTGTTCTACACGCCGAGCCTGCGGGCGCCCATGTTCCTGCTGATCGGCAGCCTGGCGCTGGCCGACCTgctggccgggctggggctggtggCCAACTTCGCCGTGCGCTACCTGCTGCGGCCGCCCAGCGAGGCGGCGGAGCTGGCGGCGGCGGGGCTGCTGCTCGCCGCCTTCTCCGCCTCCGTCTGCAGCCTGCTGGCCATCACCGTGGACCGCTACCTGTCGCTGTACAACGCGCTCACCTACCACAGCGAGCGCACGCTGGGCTTCACCTGCGCCATGGTGCTGCTGATGTGGCTGCTGTGCCTGGGCGTGGGGCTGCTGCCCCTCCTGGGCTGGAACTGCCTGCgggaccagagctcctgcagcatcCTGCGGCCCGTCACCAAGGACAACGCGGCCGTGCTGGCCGTcaccttcctgctgctcttcGCGCTCATGATGCAGCTGTACCTGCAGATCTGCAAGATCGCCTTCCGGCACGCCCAGCAGATCGCCGTGCAGCACCAGTTCATCGCCACGGCGCAGGCCACCTCCACCCGCAAAGGGCTCTCCACGCTCTCGCTCATCCTCGGCACCTTCGCGCTCTGCTGGATCCCCTTCGCCATCTACTCGCTGGTGGCCGATTCCAGCTACCCCGCGGTGTACACCTACTCCCTGGCGCTGCCCGCCACCTGCAACTCGCTCATCAACCCCATCATTTACGCCTTCCGAAACCCGGACATCCAGAAGTCGCTGTGGCTGGCCTGCTGCGGGTGCATCCCCTCCACGTTCTCCTCCAGACCAAGGACATCCAGCGACGTGTGAGGACTGAGCACGCAGCCAGAGGCGCTCCCTGgctctcctgctccttctctttttcccctctgTCGTTATTGTCTCCTACCGGGAGGAGTCCCCTCCCCGGTCAGCACATCTCGTTCCATGGAAAGATGGccaaaaagagaaaagaggaaaaaaaaaaaaaaaaagcagcaaaagagaaaaggaaagagagagagtaGAATGATAGAATGATAATGGTTTCCTTtagaaatgttattttcttacacattttattttttatttaaaaacacaaaacaccaaaaaaaaaaaaaaaaagaaaaaaaaagaaaggaaaaaaaagagaaaaagcaaagaaaaaggatCCTCGCACGATGGCGTTTGTCTGCTCTCGGGGTAAGGAGCCAGGGGAGCAGCGGGGCCCTCGGGGCACATCCATGGGCACATCCCACGGGAGCAGGGACGGGCAGGGAGGGGTCGCGTCCCCCGGCGGGGCTGGTCCCCAGCGTGGGGTGGCAGTGCCCGTCCCGCGCAATCAGGGCCTGCGATGCTGCTATGCAATAacggggcaggagggacagggctgCCCGTGCCTCTGTGCTTGGAGGAGCTCTTTGAGGAGCTGCGGGCGAGGGACACTCGCGGTGAGGCTGGTCGGGGCTGTGGCCGGGCTGGGGGCACCCGGGgatcccttccctccttccccctccccaggatggggcagggctgggctgtgggggtTCGGGGCAGAGGGGGTGCCCTGCACCCCAGATCTGGGAGGCTCAGGAAGGGCCCAGCGGGGCACTGGGGGGCTGCTGTCCCCCCTTCCACACCCGCTGTTTCCAGGGGCTGGGGGTTCATCCAAAGAGGGCTCCGGGGTCCCCGAgagaggagcctctgtccccacaCGTGTCACTGCTGGCGCTGCCACCTCAGCTCGCTTCCTCAGCCCCGACATGCCCGAGCTGTGTGCTGTGCTTTGTGGTGGTGGTGAGGCCGTGATGATgacgatgacgatgatgatgaagTGTCCTTTATCCTGGGCTTTCTTTTGGCCGGGAGGTGGAATCGTGCATTCAGTGATAGAGAAAGGAGAAAGGGAGAAGCCAGGCAAGCCCCggggaggggcagggctggggtggcacatccagggtggctctgggcacagggagggtcCTGCCCGGGGTCCTGGCATGGCGGGCTTGGTAGACCCCAAATATTCTGCTTTGCTGTAGAGAAATTGTTGTGgtgttggagagggactttgggaagggtgtgcagggacaggacacagggaatggctcccactgccacagggcagggatggatgggatattgggaattgggaattgttccctggcagggtgggcagggcctggcacagggtgcccactctggatccctggcagtgcccaaggccaggctgggcactgggacaccctgggacagtgggaggggtccctgccatggcaggggtggctctgggtgggttttggggtccctcccaaccTGTAACATTGTGTGAGTCTGTGATAGTGGAAGAATTGTTCTTGCTTTGTGTGGCTGCAGAGGGTACAGAGTCACTTTATGGCTGGGTACAGACATTCCAGGTGGGTTTTGCCCCTGGATCTGTGCAATGAATCTCTTGCTCCTCGGAGCCAAGTGCACAAGAGAAAGCTCTGAGGTTCCCAAGTGTGCCTGGGGCTTGGAGTTATTGTCTGCCTGTGAGAGGTGGCCAGTCTTGGGAGTTTTTATgttttgtgggtttgggggtttttttccatttcctttctcTGATGAATTCCTTGGAGAATGGGCAGTTGGCACAATGTGGAATCAATGTAAGTTTTGAAGTAAATATATATGTGAGACTAATATTTATATAAACACTTTACTCATTCTGTTTCTTCTGGTTTCTAAAGTGCAGCCAGGTCCCTGCAGTTCCTCAGTGTGCAAACTCAATAGCTTAAACCCTTTTTGAAACATTGTGAACATTTGAAATGTTTTTCTACAACCACCCTAGCTAGAAGCCAGGATTTGTTTCTCTGGGCGGCTCATTTTGTATCTTTAGATGAAAGGTAGTTTAACT
The nucleotide sequence above comes from Melospiza melodia melodia isolate bMelMel2 chromosome 16, bMelMel2.pri, whole genome shotgun sequence. Encoded proteins:
- the LOC134425914 gene encoding G-protein coupled receptor 12-like, with protein sequence MLHGPAAMGEPWPPQPQQQQQRLPGLGNASEPPAWPSAAAAGPGTAAPGGGAAAAGSVSPWDIALCATGTAVAGENALVLAVLFYTPSLRAPMFLLIGSLALADLLAGLGLVANFAVRYLLRPPSEAAELAAAGLLLAAFSASVCSLLAITVDRYLSLYNALTYHSERTLGFTCAMVLLMWLLCLGVGLLPLLGWNCLRDQSSCSILRPVTKDNAAVLAVTFLLLFALMMQLYLQICKIAFRHAQQIAVQHQFIATAQATSTRKGLSTLSLILGTFALCWIPFAIYSLVADSSYPAVYTYSLALPATCNSLINPIIYAFRNPDIQKSLWLACCGCIPSTFSSRPRTSSDV